A region of Allocoleopsis franciscana PCC 7113 DNA encodes the following proteins:
- a CDS encoding HAD family hydrolase: MTLKAVLFDFNGVIINDESIHQQLVEEILLQENLRPSSDEYREVCLGRSDRVCLTELLKRRGRFVTESYLTQLITRKAQAYEHKLEMLEKLPIYPGLEDVIFQIRAAQLPLGVVSGALRCEVELVLNRAGIAQNFAVIVGGDDIKVSKPEPDGYLLAVERLNQNYPTLKAQASDCLAIEDTPAGIEAAKRAGMQVVGVANTYPFHMLQRQANWTVDYLHDLELDRVREVFERREHQPGARTC, encoded by the coding sequence ATGACACTAAAGGCAGTTCTGTTTGATTTCAACGGCGTCATTATTAATGATGAGTCCATTCACCAACAACTCGTTGAGGAAATTCTCCTACAGGAAAATCTGCGTCCCTCATCGGATGAGTATCGAGAAGTTTGTCTGGGCAGGAGCGATCGCGTCTGTTTAACGGAGTTACTCAAGCGTCGAGGACGATTTGTTACAGAAAGCTACTTAACCCAACTCATCACCCGTAAAGCCCAAGCCTATGAGCATAAGCTGGAAATGCTGGAAAAGCTGCCGATTTATCCAGGTTTAGAGGATGTAATTTTCCAAATTCGCGCCGCACAGTTACCCTTGGGGGTGGTGAGTGGGGCATTGCGTTGTGAGGTGGAATTGGTACTCAATCGTGCGGGGATCGCCCAGAATTTTGCCGTAATTGTTGGGGGTGACGACATTAAGGTCAGCAAACCCGAACCCGATGGGTATCTTTTAGCCGTTGAGCGACTCAATCAAAACTATCCTACCCTAAAAGCACAAGCTTCAGACTGCCTAGCCATTGAAGATACCCCAGCCGGCATTGAAGCCGCAAAACGAGCGGGGATGCAGGTGGTTGGCGTGGCGAATACCTATCCATTTCACATGCTCCAGCGTCAAGCCAACTGGACGGTCGATTATCTTCACGATTTAGAATTGGATCGGGTAAGGGAGGTGTTTGAACGTCGTGAACATCAGCCCGGTGCTAGGACGTGTTAG
- the ribD gene encoding bifunctional diaminohydroxyphosphoribosylaminopyrimidine deaminase/5-amino-6-(5-phosphoribosylamino)uracil reductase RibD translates to MENSSADAQTNTQQALAASPPEIGTPFDRAMMQRCIELARRALGRTTPNPLVGSVIVQNGEIVGEGFHPFAGQPHAEIFALRAAGEKARGATIYVNLEPCNHYGRTPPCSEALVAAGVTKVVVGMVDPNPLVAGGGVARLRAAGIEVVVGVEEAACRQLNEAFIYRILHKRPLGILKYAMTLDGKIATISGHSTWVTGQEARAQVHQLRAACDAVIVGGNTVRLDNPFLTSHHSDTHNPLRVVMSRTLNLPLDAHLWQTNDAPTLVLTEVGALPDFQDQLVKKKVEVVELTPLTPAKVMEYLYNRQLSSVLWECGGTLAARAIADGAVQKVLAFIAPKIVGGKVAPSPVGDLGLATMTEALTLERVTWRQLGPDYVVEGYLPLKG, encoded by the coding sequence ATGGAAAACTCTTCCGCAGACGCCCAAACCAATACTCAACAGGCGTTAGCGGCGTCTCCGCCAGAAATAGGAACGCCCTTTGATCGCGCTATGATGCAACGATGCATCGAACTGGCTCGTCGTGCCCTCGGACGAACGACCCCCAATCCCCTCGTGGGTTCTGTGATTGTGCAAAATGGGGAGATTGTCGGAGAAGGGTTTCATCCGTTTGCCGGTCAACCCCATGCGGAAATCTTTGCTCTACGTGCGGCGGGCGAAAAGGCGAGGGGAGCCACGATTTATGTCAATCTGGAGCCTTGTAATCACTACGGACGAACACCCCCCTGTTCAGAAGCTTTAGTGGCAGCGGGTGTAACAAAGGTCGTAGTAGGTATGGTTGACCCAAATCCACTGGTGGCAGGGGGCGGTGTGGCTCGATTACGGGCAGCGGGAATTGAAGTGGTGGTGGGTGTCGAAGAAGCAGCTTGTCGTCAACTTAATGAAGCTTTTATTTATCGCATTCTTCACAAACGTCCTCTGGGAATTTTAAAGTATGCTATGACGTTAGATGGCAAAATTGCTACTATCAGTGGTCACAGTACTTGGGTGACAGGTCAGGAGGCACGAGCTCAGGTGCATCAACTGCGAGCGGCTTGCGATGCTGTGATTGTTGGCGGAAATACGGTGCGTCTCGATAATCCTTTCCTAACCAGCCATCATTCAGACACCCATAATCCCTTGCGAGTGGTCATGAGTCGCACCCTCAACTTGCCCTTGGACGCCCATCTTTGGCAAACGAATGACGCTCCCACCTTGGTTTTGACCGAAGTCGGCGCTCTTCCGGATTTCCAAGATCAGTTGGTGAAAAAGAAAGTGGAGGTGGTGGAGTTGACACCCTTAACCCCCGCGAAGGTGATGGAGTACTTGTACAACAGACAGCTTTCCAGCGTGTTGTGGGAATGTGGGGGAACTTTAGCCGCCAGAGCAATTGCAGATGGCGCAGTGCAAAAAGTCTTGGCCTTCATTGCCCCCAAAATTGTCGGTGGCAAGGTGGCTCCCTCACCGGTTGGGGATTTGGGGTTGGCAACGATGACTGAGGCTCTCACCTTAGAACGTGTCACCTGGCGTCAACTGGGGCCAGACTACGTTGTAGAGGGGTATTTACCCCTGAAGGGTTGA
- a CDS encoding Uma2 family endonuclease gives MVNTGTQLTLEEFLALPEGDVNYEFVDGQAVPKVSPKYFHSTLQAALLLLIRSWCKGKGRVGSEWAILLKRQGKDWAPVPDLTYISYERLPKSWKRNEACPAFPELVIEIISPDQTMKEFEEKAKDYLEAGVSRVWVVDPEGISIRVFFPDGSSQVYRDTTSIVDALLPGLELTTRQVFEEADLL, from the coding sequence ATGGTTAATACAGGAACCCAACTTACTCTAGAAGAATTTCTAGCTCTCCCCGAAGGAGATGTAAACTATGAGTTTGTCGATGGTCAGGCCGTTCCTAAAGTGTCTCCAAAATATTTCCACTCGACTTTACAGGCAGCTCTATTACTCCTCATACGTAGCTGGTGCAAGGGCAAAGGTAGAGTTGGTTCAGAGTGGGCAATTCTCTTAAAGCGTCAAGGTAAAGATTGGGCACCTGTACCGGATTTGACGTATATATCCTATGAACGTCTACCCAAAAGCTGGAAGCGGAATGAAGCCTGTCCTGCCTTTCCCGAACTGGTTATTGAGATTATCTCTCCCGACCAAACGATGAAAGAATTTGAAGAGAAGGCTAAGGATTATTTGGAAGCAGGTGTATCACGAGTTTGGGTTGTAGACCCTGAAGGTATCAGCATTAGGGTCTTCTTTCCAGATGGGTCTAGTCAGGTTTATAGGGATACTACGTCCATTGTGGATGCACTACTTCCTGGCTTGGAACTAACAACAAGGCAGGTTTTTGAAGAGGCGGATTTGTTATAG
- a CDS encoding nucleotidyltransferase family protein — MSNNFVEKLPKEKIAEFCDRWKITELALFGSILRDDFRPDSDVDVLVTFAPDAKWGLFKLVEMQQNLETIVGRDVDLIERKAIEHSHN, encoded by the coding sequence ATGAGCAATAACTTTGTCGAGAAGCTACCTAAAGAGAAGATTGCTGAATTCTGCGATCGCTGGAAGATTACCGAATTGGCACTGTTTGGTTCGATTTTACGGGATGACTTTCGTCCAGATAGCGATGTGGATGTACTGGTGACGTTTGCACCCGATGCCAAGTGGGGCTTATTCAAGCTAGTTGAAATGCAGCAAAACTTAGAAACTATTGTAGGCCGAGACGTTGATTTAATAGAAAGAAAGGCGATCGAACATAGCCACAATTGA
- a CDS encoding HepT-like ribonuclease domain-containing protein, with amino-acid sequence MSRDNQTLLDLARSARLIIEFQQGIDQATLATDIKTQSAMLYHFLILGEAVKRLSHHKPQPDRTNPHQKIHPPQTH; translated from the coding sequence ATGTCAAGAGACAACCAGACGCTATTAGACCTGGCGAGGTCAGCACGACTGATAATTGAATTTCAACAGGGAATTGATCAAGCGACATTAGCGACTGATATTAAAACTCAATCTGCAATGTTGTATCACTTCTTGATTTTGGGTGAAGCTGTCAAACGGCTATCTCATCACAAGCCTCAACCCGATAGAACAAACCCCCACCAAAAAATCCACCCGCCACAAACCCACTGA
- a CDS encoding caspase, EACC1-associated type: MVKMALLIGVSQYGAGFNQLPAAAKDVAAMQRVWQHPDMGDFDEVIPLIDPEPQEMGIAIENLFGDRNRDDLLLLYFSGHGVKDESGTLYLATRATRKNERGGLIRSTAIAARFVQEIMSYSRARRQAVILDCCFSGAFAEGLLAKDDSSVDIRTQLGGEGRVILTSSTSTQYSFAQEGSDLSIYTRFLVEGIETGAADLDEDEVISADELHEYASIRVQKASPAMKPEIYTVKEGYKIILAKVPIGNPNLKYRKEVERYVYRGKISPVGRRILNAKRDSLGLPREEATVIEAEVLKPYREYKKKVHEYEQALREAIEHEYPLSDYIRGELQDLQKVLGLRDEDIAPIEMRILTQIDSVFAFLDSDSSPTQLARVALDAQLGKLTSELDYEEKKEEKKGVDYTRLQEFLAAGEWQKADRETEAVMLKVSGREQEGWLTESDMEMFPCQDLRTIDELWVKYSKGRFGFSVQKRIWMEIENSIQDDKVDIWKYFGDKVGWRVNDYWVGYRNLRFSLDAPEGHLPGWVFVSGFVAGGFFGGGLFYRVEACDEIAV; encoded by the coding sequence ATGGTTAAGATGGCACTGCTGATTGGAGTCAGTCAATATGGAGCTGGTTTCAATCAGCTTCCTGCTGCGGCAAAAGATGTGGCGGCAATGCAGCGGGTTTGGCAGCATCCAGATATGGGTGATTTTGATGAGGTGATTCCGCTAATCGATCCGGAACCCCAGGAGATGGGAATTGCGATTGAGAATTTGTTTGGCGATCGCAACCGGGATGACCTCTTACTCTTATATTTTTCTGGTCACGGTGTCAAGGATGAGAGTGGGACTCTGTATTTAGCCACTCGTGCGACGCGCAAAAATGAGCGAGGAGGATTAATCCGATCAACGGCGATCGCCGCCCGATTTGTGCAGGAAATCATGAGTTATAGCCGTGCTCGGCGACAGGCGGTGATTCTCGACTGTTGCTTTAGTGGGGCATTTGCTGAAGGGTTGTTAGCCAAAGATGACAGTTCTGTGGATATCAGAACCCAACTCGGTGGGGAGGGGCGAGTGATTCTCACCTCTTCCACCTCTACTCAATATTCCTTCGCTCAGGAAGGCTCAGACCTTTCGATTTATACTCGTTTTTTGGTTGAGGGAATCGAGACAGGTGCAGCAGATTTAGATGAGGATGAGGTGATTTCGGCAGATGAGTTGCATGAGTATGCGAGTATCAGAGTTCAGAAAGCCTCTCCCGCCATGAAACCCGAAATCTATACAGTTAAGGAAGGATACAAGATTATCCTGGCTAAAGTGCCCATTGGTAACCCGAATTTGAAATATCGCAAAGAAGTCGAGCGTTATGTTTATCGGGGTAAGATTTCACCAGTAGGGCGGAGAATCTTAAATGCAAAACGAGACAGTTTGGGACTGCCTAGAGAGGAGGCAACAGTAATTGAGGCGGAAGTTCTCAAGCCTTATCGAGAGTATAAGAAAAAAGTACACGAATACGAGCAGGCACTACGAGAGGCGATCGAACATGAATATCCGTTAAGTGATTACATTCGTGGTGAGTTACAGGATTTACAAAAGGTTTTGGGTCTTAGAGATGAAGATATCGCACCCATTGAAATGCGAATTCTTACACAAATAGATTCTGTATTTGCTTTTTTAGATTCAGATTCATCTCCCACTCAGCTTGCTCGTGTTGCGCTTGATGCTCAGTTGGGAAAACTCACGAGTGAGCTAGATTATGAAGAAAAAAAAGAAGAAAAAAAGGGAGTAGATTACACCCGATTGCAAGAGTTTTTGGCAGCAGGAGAATGGCAAAAAGCGGATCGGGAAACTGAGGCGGTGATGCTTAAAGTTTCGGGTCGAGAACAAGAGGGGTGGCTAACAGAATCAGACATGGAAATGTTTCCTTGTCAAGACCTACGTACTATTGATGAATTATGGGTTAAGTACAGTAAAGGACGCTTCGGTTTTAGTGTTCAAAAGCGTATTTGGATGGAGATTGAGAATTCGATTCAGGACGACAAGGTAGATATTTGGAAATATTTTGGGGATAAGGTTGGTTGGCGGGTGAACGACTACTGGGTTGGCTATCGAAATTTGAGGTTTTCGCTGGATGCGCCGGAAGGGCATCTTCCAGGGTGGGTATTTGTCAGTGGGTTTGTGGCGGGTGGATTTTTTGGTGGGGGTTTGTTCTATCGGGTTGAGGCTTGTGATGAGATAGCCGTTTGA
- a CDS encoding serine/threonine-protein kinase, with protein MSYCINPKCPQPNDPANLNNRVCRNCGSELLLQERYQVMRLLSDSSGFGKVYEAYYGAIPKLLKVLKQKHNDKPRIIELFQQEAAVLSQLNHPGTPRVDPDGYFQFFPKNSTEPVHCIIMEKIDGLNLKQWMKQQGNHPISEKQAFNWLKQLAEILHLVHQKNYFHRDIKPENIMIRPNGQLVLIDFGTARELTFTYLADVGGAGSVTKISSAGYTPPEQEKGHAVPQSDFYALGRTFVYLLTGKQATDSAIYEPLTDTCHWRKLALDVSEPFANLIDKLMAPTAAKRHKNTQEILDEIASIYKLPQDAIQPPLGTHLNKDTSIQSYDNLSWVGHKDRAFKKRWLMGGVAALTLMIGGYGIWQLYQNHLPPASLLVNTIVGDGSYINYLVMTPDGKSLLSSSADKKIKLWDFSTGKEIRTLIEASIPINYFALSPDWQTLATGGTGNTIAIWDFDSGQKIKTLKGHSSYVNYVVISPDGKKLASASADHTIKIWDFSTGKELLTLNEHSSYVNYIAITPDGKKLASASADNTIKIWDLSSGKELLTLTGHSGSVNSLAITPDGRKLASASADNTIKIWDLSSGKELFTLTGHSSPVKPLAITPDGNTLVSASADHEIKIWNISTGREIQTIEGHSSSVNSLLITPDGKKLVSASADGTIKIWRMPN; from the coding sequence ATGAGCTACTGTATTAATCCCAAGTGTCCTCAGCCCAATGATCCAGCCAATCTTAACAATCGCGTATGTCGCAATTGTGGCTCCGAGTTGTTACTACAAGAGCGCTATCAGGTTATGCGTCTGCTGAGTGACAGCAGCGGTTTTGGCAAGGTTTATGAAGCTTACTATGGGGCAATCCCCAAACTCCTAAAAGTCCTTAAACAAAAACATAACGATAAGCCCAGAATCATCGAGCTATTCCAACAAGAAGCTGCTGTCTTGAGCCAACTGAACCATCCTGGCACCCCTAGAGTTGATCCGGATGGGTACTTTCAGTTTTTTCCGAAAAATAGCACTGAGCCAGTGCATTGCATCATCATGGAGAAAATTGATGGACTCAACTTAAAACAGTGGATGAAGCAGCAAGGAAATCATCCCATTTCCGAAAAACAAGCATTTAATTGGTTAAAACAGCTAGCCGAAATTTTGCATCTGGTTCATCAAAAAAACTATTTCCATCGAGATATAAAACCAGAAAATATAATGATTCGCCCTAATGGTCAATTGGTATTAATTGACTTTGGTACGGCTAGAGAGTTGACCTTTACTTACCTGGCTGATGTCGGTGGAGCAGGGAGTGTAACCAAGATTAGTTCGGCTGGATACACACCCCCTGAGCAAGAAAAGGGTCATGCCGTACCCCAATCGGATTTCTATGCTTTAGGTCGTACTTTTGTCTATTTACTGACAGGTAAGCAGGCTACGGATTCAGCCATCTATGAACCCTTAACGGATACCTGCCATTGGCGGAAGCTGGCTCTGGATGTTTCTGAACCATTTGCCAATTTAATTGATAAGCTTATGGCTCCCACCGCCGCTAAACGCCATAAAAATACTCAGGAAATTTTAGATGAGATTGCCAGTATTTATAAGCTTCCCCAAGACGCCATTCAACCCCCATTAGGAACTCATTTGAACAAGGATACTTCAATTCAATCTTATGATAATTTATCTTGGGTTGGACACAAAGATAGAGCCTTTAAAAAAAGATGGCTAATGGGAGGAGTAGCAGCTCTGACTCTGATGATAGGAGGTTATGGTATTTGGCAACTTTACCAAAACCATCTTCCTCCAGCTAGCTTACTCGTTAACACAATTGTTGGGGATGGAAGCTATATTAATTACCTAGTCATGACGCCTGATGGAAAGAGTTTACTCAGTAGTAGTGCCGATAAGAAGATTAAACTCTGGGATTTTTCTACAGGAAAAGAAATCCGCACACTTATTGAAGCTTCTATCCCGATTAATTACTTCGCCCTTAGTCCAGATTGGCAGACACTGGCTACTGGAGGGACTGGCAATACAATCGCAATATGGGATTTTGATTCTGGTCAAAAAATCAAAACCCTCAAGGGACATTCTAGCTATGTGAATTATGTCGTTATCAGCCCAGATGGTAAAAAATTAGCGAGTGCAAGTGCAGACCATACCATTAAAATTTGGGATTTTTCTACAGGGAAAGAACTCCTCACCCTTAATGAGCATTCGAGTTATGTAAATTACATCGCTATTACACCAGATGGTAAAAAGTTAGCCAGTGCTAGTGCGGACAATACTATCAAAATTTGGGATTTATCTTCTGGGAAAGAACTCCTCACTCTCACCGGACATTCCGGTTCAGTTAATTCCCTTGCTATAACGCCGGATGGTAGGAAGTTAGCCAGTGCTAGTGCAGACAATACTATCAAAATTTGGGATTTATCTTCTGGGAAAGAACTCTTCACTCTCACCGGACATTCCAGCCCGGTGAAGCCCTTAGCGATAACTCCTGATGGGAATACATTAGTCAGTGCCAGTGCTGATCATGAAATCAAAATTTGGAATATTTCTACCGGGAGAGAAATCCAAACAATTGAAGGGCATTCTAGCTCAGTGAATTCACTTTTGATAACGCCCGATGGAAAGAAATTAGTGAGTGCCAGTGCTGACGGTACGATTAAAATTTGGCGAATGCCGAATTAA
- a CDS encoding HAD family hydrolase translates to MIGVATSDLQPPQCYPRHNPVPRSHHLTVFCDFDGPIVDVSQRYYSTYQLALADTQEFYQRQGRTLPIQRLQKQQFWQMKQDRVPDVEIAMRSGLQGEQIDFFLGRVIEIVNQPALLNLDRLQPGVSWALALLHSQRVRLVLVTLRCQEQATQILRNHGLTRLFSGIYGTNDRDAAYHNYAEGKTQLLAKAIEEQPLLTGHQMSAWMIGDTEADLLAGQALSIPTIALTCGIRSRMYLKQFHPTRIHTDLLSAAHYILESLKVEG, encoded by the coding sequence ATGATCGGCGTTGCTACCTCCGACTTGCAACCACCCCAATGCTACCCACGTCACAACCCTGTTCCTCGATCGCATCATCTGACCGTTTTTTGCGACTTTGATGGCCCGATCGTTGATGTCTCCCAGCGCTACTACAGCACTTATCAGTTGGCATTGGCGGATACTCAGGAATTCTACCAGCGTCAAGGTAGAACTCTGCCCATTCAGAGACTCCAGAAACAGCAGTTCTGGCAAATGAAGCAAGATCGGGTTCCCGATGTAGAAATTGCGATGCGCTCTGGTTTACAGGGGGAGCAAATCGATTTCTTTTTGGGGCGCGTGATTGAGATTGTGAATCAGCCTGCCCTGTTGAACCTTGATCGGCTGCAACCGGGAGTGAGTTGGGCGTTGGCGTTGCTACATTCTCAGCGTGTTCGCCTGGTGTTAGTCACGCTGCGCTGTCAGGAGCAAGCGACGCAGATTTTAAGAAACCATGGATTGACTCGTCTGTTTAGTGGCATTTACGGAACCAATGACCGCGATGCCGCCTATCACAACTATGCTGAAGGGAAAACACAACTTTTAGCCAAGGCAATAGAGGAACAACCTCTGCTCACTGGGCATCAGATGTCAGCGTGGATGATCGGTGATACAGAAGCCGATCTCTTAGCCGGACAAGCCCTGTCCATCCCTACCATCGCCCTCACCTGCGGCATTCGTTCTCGGATGTACCTCAAGCAATTTCATCCGACTCGCATCCACACAGACCTACTTTCTGCGGCTCATTACATTTTAGAAAGTTTGAAGGTTGAAGGCTAA
- the mreD gene encoding rod shape-determining protein MreD — MNNVSQFSPWARQILNWVVTVGSVMLCLLVLPARLPGMELLGIAPNWLLIWVVAWSLKRTVLQGALAGLVLGLIQDGMTSPQPTHIISLALVGILTARIQKQRYIQEDFISVALIVFGMAVVGETVTAIQYSFMGDRNLAEIWADHQRIALSSAILSSLWAPVLYYPLNRWWERINVLEPS, encoded by the coding sequence ATGAACAACGTTTCTCAGTTTTCCCCCTGGGCTCGCCAAATTCTTAATTGGGTTGTGACTGTTGGTTCAGTCATGCTCTGTTTGCTCGTGTTACCGGCACGTTTACCGGGGATGGAATTACTGGGTATTGCTCCAAACTGGTTATTAATTTGGGTCGTTGCCTGGAGCCTCAAGCGTACAGTTTTACAGGGAGCCTTAGCAGGACTAGTGCTGGGGTTGATTCAAGATGGCATGACTTCCCCTCAGCCCACTCATATTATTAGCCTTGCCTTAGTCGGAATCTTGACAGCTCGGATTCAGAAGCAACGTTATATACAAGAAGATTTTATTTCGGTCGCGTTAATTGTATTTGGTATGGCGGTTGTTGGAGAGACGGTGACCGCGATTCAGTATAGTTTTATGGGCGATCGCAACCTGGCTGAAATTTGGGCTGACCATCAGCGTATCGCACTGTCTTCGGCAATTCTCAGTAGTCTTTGGGCACCCGTTCTTTATTATCCGCTCAATCGCTGGTGGGAGCGGATCAATGTACTGGAGCCTTCATGA
- the mreC gene encoding rod shape-determining protein MreC has product MFIMRRWWDRHGVAIVLGGLTLSAAWVVRQTQGAAIYETYQLITRPFQVGPTKEERLTDARVVELQERLVELESQNQKLKELLDYSKTQKQKGIVTPIVGRSADHWWQQVTLGRGSNDGIKAGYIVMAPGGLVGRISSVTPNSSRVLLISDATSRVGAVLSRSRSMGFIRGQGSNRAVLQFFDKVPDVKRGDVVSTSPVSQLFPPGLPLGRVESVNLDKSPAPEAVIELTAPVSYLEWVMVYPEGTTFTH; this is encoded by the coding sequence ATGTTTATAATGCGTCGTTGGTGGGACCGGCATGGGGTAGCCATTGTGCTGGGAGGACTAACATTGAGTGCTGCCTGGGTGGTTCGCCAGACCCAAGGGGCAGCAATCTATGAAACTTACCAGTTGATAACTCGTCCCTTTCAAGTCGGTCCAACAAAAGAAGAGCGCCTTACTGATGCGCGAGTCGTGGAACTACAAGAACGCTTAGTCGAACTTGAAAGCCAGAACCAAAAGCTCAAAGAGCTGTTAGATTATTCTAAAACTCAGAAACAAAAAGGAATTGTTACTCCGATTGTGGGGCGTAGTGCTGACCATTGGTGGCAACAAGTAACCTTAGGTCGAGGCAGTAATGATGGCATTAAGGCCGGCTATATTGTGATGGCACCGGGTGGCTTAGTGGGTCGTATCTCTAGTGTGACACCAAATAGCAGTCGTGTCTTGCTGATCAGCGATGCCACCAGTCGGGTGGGGGCTGTACTCAGCCGTAGTCGGAGCATGGGTTTTATCCGAGGCCAAGGCTCTAACCGTGCTGTACTACAGTTTTTTGATAAGGTGCCAGATGTCAAACGCGGTGATGTGGTGTCAACCTCGCCCGTTAGTCAACTCTTCCCACCGGGTCTACCCTTGGGGCGTGTGGAGTCTGTCAATCTTGATAAAAGTCCGGCTCCCGAAGCTGTCATTGAGTTGACGGCACCCGTGAGTTACCTGGAGTGGGTCATGGTTTATCCGGAAGGAACAACTTTTACTCATTAG
- a CDS encoding rod shape-determining protein, whose amino-acid sequence MGIDLGTANTLVYVSGKGIVLQEPSVVAMDQDLKVPLAVGEDAKKMLGRTPGNVVALRPLRDGVIADFDTAELMLKHFIRRVHEGRTLVSPRIVIGIPSGVTGVERRAVMEAASQAGARDVYLIDEPVAAAIGAGLPVAEPTGNMIIDIGGGTTEVAVLSLQGTVLSESVRVAGDELSDSITQYMKKVHNLVIGERTAEEIKIQIGSAYPTHHDDDANMEVRGLHLLSGLPRTVTIKGPEIRESMSEPLSVIVDAVKRTLERTPPELAADIIDRGIMLAGGGALLRGLDTLISHETGIVTHVAADPLSCVVLGTGRVLENFKQLERVFSGRSRHM is encoded by the coding sequence ATGGGTATAGATCTGGGTACTGCTAATACTTTAGTATACGTATCTGGAAAAGGCATTGTTCTTCAAGAGCCTTCCGTCGTCGCCATGGACCAGGACTTAAAAGTTCCGCTAGCCGTAGGCGAGGATGCCAAAAAAATGTTGGGCAGAACCCCAGGTAATGTGGTTGCCCTTCGTCCTCTCCGCGATGGCGTGATTGCCGATTTTGATACCGCAGAATTAATGCTGAAGCATTTTATCCGGCGGGTTCATGAAGGCAGAACCTTGGTTTCACCTCGGATTGTGATTGGCATTCCGAGCGGTGTAACAGGCGTCGAACGACGGGCGGTAATGGAAGCCGCGTCTCAGGCGGGCGCAAGAGATGTTTACTTAATAGATGAGCCTGTGGCAGCAGCAATTGGTGCTGGGCTACCTGTAGCCGAGCCAACAGGCAACATGATCATCGATATTGGTGGTGGCACAACTGAAGTCGCTGTGCTGAGTTTACAAGGGACAGTTCTGAGTGAATCCGTGCGGGTTGCTGGAGATGAACTGAGTGACTCGATTACCCAGTATATGAAGAAGGTTCATAACTTGGTCATTGGGGAGCGCACCGCTGAAGAAATCAAAATTCAGATCGGTTCAGCTTACCCGACTCATCACGATGATGATGCCAATATGGAAGTACGGGGCTTACACTTGCTCTCTGGCTTACCACGCACTGTCACCATCAAAGGGCCAGAAATCCGTGAAAGTATGTCAGAACCGCTTTCCGTGATTGTGGATGCGGTGAAGCGGACGCTAGAGCGGACTCCTCCGGAACTAGCGGCTGATATTATTGACCGGGGCATTATGCTGGCGGGGGGCGGCGCTTTATTAAGAGGGCTGGATACACTGATCAGTCATGAGACTGGCATTGTCACCCATGTAGCAGCCGATCCCTTGAGCTGCGTAGTTTTAGGAACGGGTCGAGTTCTAGAGAACTTCAAACAGTTAGAACGGGTGTTTAGTGGGCGTTCTCGCCATATGTAA
- a CDS encoding single-stranded DNA-binding protein translates to MSLNVVNLVGRVGGDPDVKYFESGKVKCKLTLAVDRRTRNNDQPDWFNLELWGKTAEVAANYVRKGKLIGVQGSLKIEHWSDRTTGVDRSTPIIQVDRLELLGSKRDNEPGSVNQFNDTEF, encoded by the coding sequence ATGAGTCTCAATGTTGTCAATCTAGTTGGTCGGGTGGGTGGAGATCCAGACGTGAAGTATTTCGAGTCTGGCAAGGTTAAGTGTAAGCTAACGCTGGCAGTGGATCGGCGGACACGTAATAATGATCAGCCTGACTGGTTCAATCTAGAGCTATGGGGTAAGACAGCGGAAGTGGCTGCTAATTATGTTCGCAAGGGAAAATTAATCGGAGTACAAGGCTCTCTGAAGATCGAACACTGGAGCGATCGCACCACAGGAGTAGATCGTTCAACCCCCATCATCCAAGTGGATCGGCTGGAATTATTAGGTTCCAAACGAGACAATGAACCGGGCAGCGTTAATCAATTTAACGATACAGAATTTTGA